One genomic segment of Kiritimatiella glycovorans includes these proteins:
- a CDS encoding 7-carboxy-7-deazaguanine synthase QueE, giving the protein MNETDAVAPRGAAPTAELIEIFSSIQGEGLCVGERHLFVRFAGCHRRCAYCDTPVKAGSTFRVESPAGSGHFRTVANPVEPQRLIDEIDTLKRPSGLHAAVALTGGEPLLQTDFLSLLLPLLKSEGLRVLLETAGDHPDELERIAPWVDSVALDAKLPQATDESTDWERVGRCVKLCAEKIETAFVKAVIAASTDETELAELAEAVGDRLPLVLQPVTRVKHGPEPPSARRLLELQAFLAQNALEVRIIPQCHHTLGMI; this is encoded by the coding sequence ATGAATGAAACGGATGCGGTCGCTCCACGCGGGGCCGCCCCGACCGCGGAACTGATCGAGATCTTCAGCTCGATTCAGGGCGAGGGGCTCTGTGTCGGCGAACGACACCTCTTTGTGCGCTTTGCCGGATGTCACCGCCGCTGCGCGTACTGCGATACTCCGGTGAAAGCGGGATCGACGTTCCGCGTGGAAAGCCCGGCCGGCAGCGGTCACTTCCGTACCGTCGCGAATCCGGTCGAACCACAGCGGCTCATAGATGAAATCGACACGCTGAAACGGCCCTCCGGACTCCATGCGGCCGTGGCCCTGACGGGCGGCGAGCCCCTGCTGCAGACCGATTTCCTGTCCTTGCTGCTTCCGCTGCTGAAATCGGAGGGCCTTCGCGTACTCCTCGAGACGGCGGGGGACCATCCGGACGAGCTGGAACGGATAGCTCCGTGGGTCGATAGTGTGGCGCTGGACGCCAAGCTGCCGCAGGCCACGGATGAATCGACGGACTGGGAACGGGTGGGCCGCTGCGTGAAGCTCTGCGCGGAAAAGATCGAAACCGCTTTTGTGAAGGCGGTGATTGCGGCTTCAACCGATGAGACCGAACTTGCCGAACTCGCGGAGGCGGTCGGCGATCGGCTTCCGCTGGTACTGCAGCCGGTCACGCGCGTGAAACACGGCCCCGAACCGCCGTCGGCGCGCAGGCTGCTTGAACTGCAGGCCTTCCTGGCGCAGAATGCCCTGGAGGTGCGGATTATCCCGCAATGTCACCATACCCTGGGCATGATTTAA
- a CDS encoding MotA/TolQ/ExbB proton channel family protein, with protein MQELMIRGGPLMWPLAACSLIALAVILERGWFWFRLARRRDRELINRLFSMTEEGRFDEAAAAGAQSPAVTVRVLTAGLVHRNYDLPSSMEAAAMAELEHMKRGLGVLDTIITLAPLLGILGTVSGIILSFDLLSEAGIQNPRAVTGGIAQALITTATGLAIAIVTVIPYNALNSKTDKVARYLENIATHFELTYRKGLERLDEAEHGKGPAARTH; from the coding sequence ATGCAGGAGCTGATGATACGCGGCGGACCGTTGATGTGGCCTCTGGCCGCATGTTCGCTGATCGCGCTGGCCGTCATCCTCGAGCGGGGCTGGTTCTGGTTCCGGCTCGCGCGGCGGCGGGACAGGGAATTGATCAACCGTCTCTTCTCGATGACGGAAGAGGGGCGGTTCGACGAGGCCGCGGCGGCGGGAGCACAATCTCCCGCCGTCACGGTCCGCGTACTCACGGCGGGCCTGGTTCACCGAAACTACGACCTCCCCTCCAGCATGGAGGCGGCCGCGATGGCCGAACTCGAGCACATGAAGCGGGGCCTGGGCGTACTGGATACCATTATCACGCTGGCCCCGCTGCTCGGCATACTCGGGACCGTCTCCGGCATCATCCTCTCCTTCGACCTGCTTTCGGAAGCAGGCATACAGAACCCGCGCGCCGTGACCGGCGGGATCGCCCAGGCCCTGATCACCACGGCCACGGGACTCGCGATCGCGATTGTCACCGTGATCCCCTACAACGCACTGAACAGCAAAACGGACAAAGTGGCGAGGTACCTGGAAAACATCGCCACCCACTTCGAACTGACCTATCGGAAAGGTCTGGAGCGGCTCGATGAAGCTGAACACGGGAAAGGACCGGCGGCGCGCACGCATTGA
- the queF gene encoding preQ(1) synthase, which translates to MNKQRYEELKHLGAGEKSYPDTPDRAILETFSNEHPDRVYWITFDSDEFTSLCPVTGQPDFGSIRIEYVPADRCIESKSLKLYLFSFRQVGSFYEDVINRIYSDLHAVLEPRRLVVRGRFTARGGITSTVRVDSAE; encoded by the coding sequence ATGAATAAACAGCGTTACGAGGAACTCAAGCATCTCGGCGCGGGCGAGAAGAGCTACCCTGACACCCCCGACCGGGCCATTCTGGAGACCTTCTCCAACGAGCATCCCGACCGCGTCTACTGGATCACGTTCGACAGCGACGAATTCACCTCGCTCTGCCCGGTCACCGGTCAGCCCGATTTCGGTTCAATACGGATCGAATATGTCCCCGCGGACCGCTGTATCGAGAGCAAGTCGCTCAAGCTCTACCTGTTCTCATTCCGCCAGGTGGGATCCTTCTACGAAGATGTGATCAACCGCATCTACTCCGACCTGCACGCTGTTCTGGAACCCCGGCGACTCGTAGTCCGCGGCCGGTTCACCGCCCGCGGCGGCATCACTTCGACGGTGAGGGTCGACTCGGCGGAGTGA
- the queC gene encoding 7-cyano-7-deazaguanine synthase QueC, translating into MRATNRRAVVLLSGGLDSATVLAEARSHDLECYALTLRYGQRHELELDAARAVADDLGVKEHLVMDLDLRRIGGSALTADLDVPRGEKRPGGGTAAAIPVTYVPARNTIFLSIALGWAEVLGTGDIYIGVNAVDYSGYPDCRPEFIDAFEAMASLATRESVEGRIRVQIHTPLIGMSKAEIIARGRRLGVDYGLTRTCYDPEGDGRACGQCEACRLRRKGFEEAGLQDPIEYAKG; encoded by the coding sequence ATGAGAGCAACCAACAGACGTGCGGTGGTCCTCCTCAGCGGCGGGCTGGATTCCGCCACGGTGCTCGCGGAGGCGCGCAGCCATGATCTGGAGTGCTATGCCCTGACGCTCCGCTACGGACAGCGCCATGAACTGGAGCTGGACGCGGCGCGCGCCGTCGCCGACGACCTCGGGGTGAAAGAACACCTCGTGATGGACCTCGACCTGCGCCGGATCGGAGGATCCGCGCTCACGGCGGACCTGGACGTTCCCAGGGGAGAGAAGCGACCGGGCGGCGGGACGGCCGCCGCCATACCGGTCACCTACGTCCCGGCCCGCAATACGATCTTTCTCTCGATCGCGCTGGGGTGGGCGGAAGTGCTCGGCACCGGGGATATCTATATCGGGGTGAACGCGGTGGATTACAGCGGCTACCCCGACTGCCGGCCTGAATTCATCGACGCCTTCGAGGCCATGGCGAGCCTGGCGACCCGCGAGTCGGTGGAGGGGCGGATCCGCGTACAGATCCACACGCCGCTGATCGGGATGAGCAAGGCGGAGATCATTGCGCGCGGACGCCGGCTGGGCGTGGACTACGGGCTTACGAGGACCTGCTACGACCCGGAAGGCGACGGCCGCGCCTGCGGACAGTGCGAGGCCTGCCGTCTGCGGCGGAAGGGGTTCGAGGAGGCGGGTCTGCAGGACCCGATCGAGTACGCGAAAGGATAG
- a CDS encoding TonB-dependent receptor plug domain-containing protein: protein MNAWKTAAGIAVLTAAGALPAAETNTTETAAREVVVTARRVESDIRTEPRNAIVIDGGDLRARGYSSLDQVLEKEAGVTFHAFGESPALQRPNMRGFGGDAPHQKILILLTAVR from the coding sequence ATGAATGCATGGAAGACAGCGGCGGGTATCGCCGTGCTTACGGCGGCGGGCGCGCTACCCGCCGCGGAGACCAACACAACGGAGACGGCGGCGCGTGAAGTGGTCGTCACGGCCCGGAGAGTGGAGAGCGACATCCGGACGGAGCCGCGCAACGCGATCGTCATTGACGGCGGCGACCTGCGCGCCCGCGGATACAGCTCGCTCGACCAGGTCCTCGAGAAAGAGGCGGGCGTCACGTTTCATGCGTTCGGGGAAAGTCCCGCACTGCAGAGGCCGAACATGCGGGGCTTCGGCGGCGATGCCCCCCACCAGAAGATCCTGATCCTGCTCACGGCCGTAAGATGA
- a CDS encoding 6-phosphogluconolactonase, whose product MKAELKVFDSPHALYDHTASVLRGWMTRPPPGAQLTGIMLSGGRTPQKVFSRLAGTSSTLHPKVMLFLSDERMVPFSSDQSNFGHVRPMLKAWAAGGEQLLPVHTELPLEDAAERFDRDLGQALLRGLRIGFGLLGLGTDGHTASLFTREDAARGGDELACAVRREDEPDRVSVTPALLRCVQRIRILAGGESKRSMIGRLMEDPDSIPAGRALHDHPDVEIWTEQRL is encoded by the coding sequence ATGAAGGCTGAACTCAAGGTTTTCGACAGCCCGCACGCTCTCTACGATCATACGGCCTCCGTCCTGCGCGGATGGATGACTAGACCTCCGCCGGGAGCCCAGCTGACGGGGATCATGCTGTCGGGCGGCCGCACCCCGCAAAAGGTCTTCAGCCGCCTTGCCGGAACTTCGTCCACGCTCCACCCGAAAGTAATGCTTTTCCTGAGCGATGAGCGCATGGTGCCCTTCTCGTCCGATCAGAGCAACTTCGGTCATGTGCGTCCCATGCTGAAGGCCTGGGCGGCGGGCGGCGAACAGCTGCTGCCGGTCCATACGGAATTGCCGCTGGAGGATGCGGCGGAACGGTTCGACCGCGACCTGGGGCAGGCCCTGCTCCGCGGCCTCCGTATCGGATTCGGACTCCTCGGGCTGGGTACGGACGGCCATACCGCCTCGCTGTTCACGCGCGAGGACGCCGCGCGCGGCGGGGACGAACTGGCCTGCGCCGTTCGCCGGGAGGACGAACCGGATCGTGTCAGCGTCACCCCCGCCCTGCTCCGCTGCGTACAACGCATCCGGATCCTCGCGGGCGGCGAATCGAAGCGTTCGATGATCGGGCGCCTGATGGAGGATCCCGATTCGATCCCCGCGGGCCGCGCCCTCCACGATCATCCCGACGTCGAGATATGGACGGAGCAAAGGCTGTAA
- the queD gene encoding 6-carboxytetrahydropterin synthase QueD codes for MPTTELYCTFRFSAAHRLPSSGEEHKCRATHGHTFELVVTVAGEPDAEKGWVLDFADLRAAVDPVVAELDHKTLNDIPGLENPTSEHLCRWFWGRLIDALPGLAEIEVKESPECGCRYRGGGTG; via the coding sequence ATGCCGACGACCGAACTATACTGCACGTTCCGCTTCAGCGCCGCGCACCGCCTTCCCTCAAGCGGGGAGGAACACAAGTGCCGCGCGACGCACGGCCATACGTTCGAGCTGGTCGTGACCGTCGCAGGGGAGCCGGATGCGGAAAAGGGCTGGGTGCTCGACTTCGCCGATCTGCGCGCCGCCGTCGATCCGGTGGTCGCCGAGTTGGACCATAAGACGCTCAACGACATCCCCGGCCTGGAAAATCCGACCAGCGAACACCTCTGCCGCTGGTTCTGGGGCCGGCTGATCGATGCGCTGCCCGGCCTGGCGGAGATCGAAGTGAAGGAAAGCCCTGAATGCGGCTGCCGGTACCGGGGTGGCGGGACGGGATAA
- a CDS encoding TonB-dependent receptor: MNRPDQAAFNWSEVPMNNVERVEVLRGPAGVLYGDHAVAGVINIITRKSAEEMERDLSVQAGSHGFHDESAAVRGSIDGLGYAASINHQSADGYRDHSRYDTKSAALNLEYGDEDAAEVYFSLNAAESQYQLPGALKEAEMDADREQSQPFHNDNAEEQSIFADFGIRIEPGAEQSLLLDIGYGRRNINAEFHVTDPFWAYDTWTEYKIDRWTASPKYRLTRPLGRFDNELLIGTDVGYERLDTEQVNRDMFGTTSADAHMNRWTVGAYALDSLYLSDELIASLGGRREKYDIDFEESGSAGNIDESKGRYENAFHGGLTWLPHERLKLFTRYEEFYRFPSTDEQAAYYGYFGVDGFNANIEPESGRSYEAGCTVHPLDTLELEGTVFRMEMKDEIAFDGATLVNYDDTLHQGLELAATYRPADWVRMKLWYTLLEATFTEGVDDGKDIPLAPQNEVDLNMDFFLDEHWTLNTHFAWLDNQFVAGDTANAADGLEAYALFDAFVRYKTTLGGCEVEAFAGAENIFEEEYVFYASNYGADTTYYPAPERVFKGGVSVRF, translated from the coding sequence ATGAACCGTCCGGACCAGGCCGCGTTCAACTGGTCGGAGGTCCCGATGAACAACGTCGAGCGCGTGGAAGTCCTCCGCGGTCCCGCCGGCGTTCTTTACGGGGACCATGCCGTGGCCGGCGTGATCAATATCATTACGCGAAAGAGCGCGGAAGAGATGGAACGCGACCTTTCGGTACAGGCCGGGTCTCACGGGTTCCACGACGAGAGCGCCGCCGTACGCGGATCGATCGACGGTCTGGGGTACGCGGCGTCAATCAACCACCAGTCGGCCGACGGCTATCGCGACCATTCGCGCTATGACACGAAATCCGCGGCGCTGAACCTGGAGTACGGGGACGAAGACGCGGCAGAGGTCTATTTCAGTCTGAATGCCGCGGAAAGCCAGTACCAGCTGCCCGGAGCCCTGAAGGAAGCGGAGATGGATGCCGACCGTGAACAGTCACAGCCGTTTCATAATGACAACGCCGAAGAGCAGTCGATCTTCGCCGATTTCGGCATACGCATCGAGCCGGGCGCCGAACAGTCGCTGCTGCTGGATATCGGCTACGGGCGACGAAACATCAACGCGGAGTTTCACGTGACAGATCCGTTTTGGGCGTACGACACGTGGACCGAGTACAAGATCGACCGCTGGACGGCCTCGCCGAAATACCGGCTGACCCGTCCGCTGGGACGCTTCGACAACGAGCTGCTGATCGGGACCGATGTCGGCTACGAGCGGCTCGACACCGAGCAGGTGAACCGGGACATGTTTGGCACGACCAGCGCCGATGCTCACATGAACCGCTGGACCGTAGGAGCCTATGCCCTCGATTCGCTCTACCTGAGCGATGAACTGATCGCCTCGCTGGGCGGCCGGCGTGAGAAATACGACATCGACTTCGAGGAATCGGGCTCCGCCGGAAATATCGACGAGAGCAAGGGGCGCTACGAAAACGCGTTTCACGGCGGACTCACCTGGCTGCCGCACGAACGGCTGAAACTGTTCACGCGCTACGAGGAGTTCTATCGGTTCCCCTCCACGGACGAACAGGCCGCGTACTACGGCTACTTCGGCGTGGACGGATTCAACGCGAACATCGAGCCGGAGTCGGGACGCAGCTACGAGGCGGGGTGCACGGTCCATCCGCTTGATACGCTCGAGCTGGAAGGCACCGTGTTCCGCATGGAAATGAAGGATGAGATTGCGTTCGACGGCGCCACGCTCGTCAATTACGACGACACGCTGCACCAGGGGCTCGAACTCGCCGCCACGTATCGCCCGGCCGACTGGGTCCGGATGAAGCTGTGGTATACGTTGCTCGAGGCGACCTTTACCGAGGGCGTAGACGACGGCAAAGACATCCCGCTCGCTCCGCAGAACGAGGTGGATCTCAACATGGATTTCTTCCTCGACGAGCACTGGACCCTGAACACGCATTTCGCATGGCTGGACAATCAGTTTGTCGCGGGCGACACTGCGAATGCCGCGGACGGCCTCGAGGCCTATGCGCTGTTCGATGCCTTTGTTCGTTACAAAACGACTCTGGGCGGCTGTGAAGTCGAGGCCTTCGCGGGAGCGGAAAATATCTTTGAAGAAGAATACGTCTTCTACGCGTCGAATTACGGGGCCGATACCACCTATTATCCGGCACCGGAGCGCGTGTTCAAGGGAGGCGTAAGCGTCCGCTTCTGA
- a CDS encoding HAD family hydrolase produces the protein MTEGLVFDLDGTLVDSRPDLVRAVNLMRADYDLEALDQESVTNGIGDGARKLVERSLEGTGVDVEEALPVYLEHYRRHMTDETALYPGVAEGLEKLRTAGLKLAVLTNKPGKSTREILNHFGLSDFFALVIGGGDIEALKPDPGGLRRILTSLNLSTHLTWMVGDHRTDLEVASRIGMRSIYAAYGFGRRDADQQPDVTIESFDELVGHALPEGKHDPYGA, from the coding sequence ATGACGGAAGGACTGGTATTCGATCTCGACGGAACGCTGGTGGACTCGCGCCCCGATCTCGTCCGGGCGGTGAACCTGATGCGCGCGGATTACGATCTGGAGGCGCTCGATCAGGAGTCGGTCACGAACGGCATCGGCGACGGCGCGCGCAAACTCGTGGAACGCTCCCTGGAAGGAACCGGGGTCGATGTCGAGGAGGCGCTGCCCGTTTATCTCGAACACTACCGCCGGCACATGACCGATGAGACCGCGCTGTATCCCGGCGTAGCGGAAGGCCTCGAAAAGCTGCGTACGGCCGGGCTGAAGCTGGCGGTGCTCACCAACAAGCCGGGGAAGAGCACGAGAGAAATCCTGAACCATTTCGGACTCAGCGACTTTTTCGCTCTTGTGATCGGCGGCGGCGATATCGAAGCTTTAAAGCCGGATCCCGGCGGTCTGCGCCGCATCCTGACCTCGCTGAACCTTTCCACGCACCTGACGTGGATGGTCGGCGATCACCGTACCGACCTCGAGGTCGCCTCCCGCATCGGCATGCGATCGATCTACGCCGCCTACGGGTTTGGCCGACGGGATGCCGATCAGCAGCCGGACGTGACTATCGAGAGCTTTGACGAGCTGGTGGGCCATGCCCTGCCGGAAGGTAAACACGATCCGTACGGCGCATGA
- a CDS encoding ExbD/TolR family protein: MKLNTGKDRRRARIEMLPLIDVVFLLLVFFIYAMLSMVVHRGIEVQLPGAASAQTDQRESVTVSIDRDRSLFVEGRETSLSELAARVRAARGRRGTNLPVWIEGHREAPLDIAVGALDALRSAGITEVSFACERKPDISAP; encoded by the coding sequence ATGAAGCTGAACACGGGAAAGGACCGGCGGCGCGCACGCATTGAGATGCTGCCGCTGATCGACGTCGTCTTTCTTCTGCTGGTGTTTTTCATCTACGCCATGCTCTCGATGGTGGTTCACCGGGGTATTGAAGTCCAACTGCCCGGCGCCGCCTCGGCGCAGACGGATCAGCGCGAGAGCGTGACGGTGTCCATCGACCGGGACCGGAGTCTGTTCGTCGAAGGCCGGGAAACATCGCTGTCGGAACTGGCCGCACGGGTCCGCGCGGCACGCGGTCGCCGCGGCACAAACCTGCCGGTGTGGATCGAAGGCCACCGCGAGGCGCCGCTGGACATCGCCGTCGGGGCGCTGGACGCCCTTCGGTCCGCCGGCATCACCGAAGTATCCTTCGCATGCGAACGGAAACCCGATATCTCCGCACCATGA
- the gltA gene encoding NADPH-dependent glutamate synthase: MSYQPPEKLQQEAERLLKEVNPRASELKPKERMAIPPQTIPEQDPAVRRHNMNEVALGYTEEQARLEAMRCLKCKNAPCIEGCPVRIDIPGFVSAIAEGDDDRAAQILKRNSLLPAVCGRVCPQETQCQEHCTVGKALKDRDQAVAIGKLERFAADREREHNGGAIPGIQPDTGKKVAIIGTGPASITVAADVRREGHAVTMLEAFHKPGGVMIYGIPEFRLPNDIVEAEIEGLRRMGVEIKTNFVVGRTRKLKDLIEKDGYDAVFVGTGAGLPRFMNIEGENLVGVYSANEYLTRSNLMRAYERDRADTPILESKQVAVLGGGNVAMDAARSAFRLGAEEVHLIYRRTEKEMPARVEEVAHAKEEGVEFHVLQNAKRILGDEHGRVKAIECLRYELGEPDDSGRRRPVAIEGSEFTIDVDTVVVAIGNSSNPLISQTTPELKVNRWGNIEVDEDNRSSMDRVYAGGDIVLGAATVILAMGEGRRAAEAINAQLRDEG, encoded by the coding sequence ATGAGTTATCAGCCCCCCGAAAAACTGCAGCAGGAAGCGGAACGACTGCTCAAGGAAGTCAATCCGCGCGCGAGCGAACTGAAGCCCAAAGAGCGGATGGCGATCCCTCCGCAGACGATACCGGAACAGGACCCGGCCGTCCGGCGGCACAATATGAACGAAGTCGCGCTCGGCTACACCGAGGAACAGGCCCGCCTGGAAGCCATGCGCTGCCTCAAGTGTAAAAACGCCCCCTGTATCGAAGGCTGCCCCGTGCGGATCGACATCCCCGGCTTCGTGAGTGCGATCGCGGAAGGCGACGACGACCGCGCGGCGCAGATCCTGAAACGCAACAGTCTGCTGCCCGCCGTCTGCGGGCGGGTCTGCCCGCAGGAGACGCAGTGCCAGGAGCACTGCACCGTCGGCAAGGCGCTCAAGGACCGCGACCAGGCCGTGGCGATCGGCAAGCTGGAACGGTTTGCCGCCGATCGCGAGCGCGAACACAACGGCGGGGCCATCCCGGGCATCCAGCCCGACACCGGGAAGAAAGTGGCCATCATCGGCACGGGCCCCGCTTCGATTACCGTCGCCGCCGACGTCCGCCGCGAGGGGCACGCGGTGACCATGCTCGAGGCGTTCCACAAACCCGGCGGCGTGATGATCTACGGCATCCCCGAATTCCGCCTGCCCAACGATATCGTCGAGGCGGAAATCGAAGGGCTGCGCAGGATGGGCGTCGAAATCAAGACGAACTTCGTCGTCGGCCGCACCCGCAAACTGAAGGACCTCATCGAAAAGGACGGCTACGACGCGGTCTTCGTCGGCACGGGAGCCGGACTCCCCCGCTTCATGAACATCGAGGGCGAAAACCTCGTCGGCGTCTACTCGGCCAACGAATACCTCACCCGCTCGAACCTCATGCGCGCCTACGAGCGCGACCGGGCCGACACCCCGATCCTCGAATCGAAACAAGTCGCCGTGCTCGGCGGCGGCAACGTGGCGATGGACGCCGCGCGCAGTGCGTTCCGGCTGGGCGCGGAGGAAGTGCACCTCATCTACCGGCGCACGGAGAAGGAAATGCCCGCCCGGGTAGAGGAAGTCGCCCACGCGAAGGAAGAAGGCGTGGAGTTTCACGTGCTCCAGAACGCGAAGCGGATTCTGGGCGACGAACACGGACGCGTCAAAGCGATCGAGTGCCTGCGGTACGAACTGGGCGAACCGGATGACTCCGGCCGGCGGCGTCCGGTCGCGATCGAGGGCAGCGAGTTCACGATCGACGTGGACACCGTCGTGGTCGCCATCGGCAACTCGTCGAATCCTCTGATCTCTCAGACGACGCCGGAGCTGAAGGTGAACCGCTGGGGGAATATCGAGGTCGACGAAGACAACCGCAGCTCGATGGACCGCGTTTACGCGGGCGGCGATATCGTGCTCGGCGCCGCCACGGTGATCCTCGCCATGGGCGAAGGCCGCCGCGCCGCGGAGGCCATCAACGCCCAGCTTCGCGATGAAGGCTGA
- a CDS encoding sulfide/dihydroorotate dehydrogenase-like FAD/NAD-binding protein — MNKVIAKEQLAEEVYRMRVHAPLIAEERRPGQFVIVQQDTDYGERIPLTIADADTDEGSITLIFQSVGKSTHKLAELEPGDAINNVVGPLGKPTHIENFGTAVCVGGGIGAAPLYPIAQALKEAGNHLTVIIGARNAELMILEDEMRAIADELIVCTDDGSHGRKALVTEPLKEVCERDPRPDLAVAIGPPVMMKFCAGTTRPYEVPTVVSLNTIMIDGTGMCGGCRVTVGGETRFVCVDGPEFDGHQVDFDNMIQRLGTYKPLEDDEHEQCHLEMAARDKEQSRNESS, encoded by the coding sequence ATGAATAAGGTTATCGCGAAAGAACAGCTTGCGGAAGAAGTCTATCGGATGCGGGTGCACGCGCCGCTGATCGCGGAGGAGCGCCGTCCGGGCCAGTTCGTGATCGTGCAGCAGGACACCGACTACGGTGAACGGATACCGCTGACGATTGCCGACGCGGACACGGACGAGGGGAGCATTACGCTGATCTTCCAGTCGGTCGGAAAGTCGACGCACAAACTCGCGGAGCTGGAGCCCGGCGACGCGATCAACAACGTGGTCGGCCCGCTCGGCAAACCCACGCATATCGAAAACTTCGGCACGGCGGTCTGCGTGGGCGGCGGGATCGGCGCCGCGCCGCTCTACCCCATCGCGCAGGCGCTGAAAGAGGCGGGCAACCATCTGACCGTCATTATCGGTGCGCGCAACGCGGAACTGATGATCCTCGAGGACGAGATGCGCGCGATCGCCGATGAACTGATCGTCTGCACGGACGACGGATCGCACGGGCGCAAGGCGCTGGTGACGGAGCCGTTGAAAGAAGTCTGCGAACGCGACCCGCGCCCGGACCTGGCTGTCGCCATCGGCCCGCCGGTCATGATGAAGTTCTGCGCCGGGACGACCCGGCCCTACGAGGTGCCCACCGTGGTCTCGCTCAATACGATCATGATCGACGGCACCGGGATGTGCGGAGGATGCCGGGTGACCGTCGGCGGCGAGACGCGGTTCGTCTGCGTGGACGGCCCGGAGTTCGACGGCCACCAGGTCGATTTCGATAATATGATCCAGCGGCTGGGCACCTATAAGCCGCTGGAGGACGATGAACACGAGCAATGCCATCTCGAGATGGCGGCGCGCGACAAAGAGCAAAGCCGGAACGAATCCTCATGA
- a CDS encoding energy transducer TonB, translating into MRTETRYLRTMSAALAVSAGLHVLAYRWAPPSSRVSPPEAELAAGRTVLTMRLAPSAPADQSQKDRRAPEKAEETESAARPEQTRKAEPEPARETDPPPQHTSPKQPPPEQNETERPERTEPAADDVEPEPSPDEPRERPDPAPAEPAVEEDSPNPQAEASASSAAPQGTERPAPVEGRIVPDYPLLSRKRGEEGTVTLEVHVSAEGKPERVTVSDGSGHRRLDRAAVRAVRRTSFRPARRNGRPVPMTYTQRITFRLEKSP; encoded by the coding sequence ATGCGAACGGAAACCCGATATCTCCGCACCATGAGTGCCGCGCTGGCCGTCTCGGCCGGCCTGCATGTACTCGCGTACAGGTGGGCGCCGCCGTCCTCCCGGGTTTCACCCCCGGAAGCCGAACTGGCTGCGGGTCGGACCGTACTGACGATGCGTCTCGCGCCGTCGGCACCGGCGGATCAGAGCCAAAAAGATCGCAGAGCTCCGGAGAAGGCGGAGGAAACCGAGTCCGCGGCCCGGCCGGAACAAACCCGTAAAGCCGAACCGGAACCTGCGCGCGAGACGGATCCGCCCCCGCAGCACACTTCACCGAAGCAACCGCCGCCTGAACAGAACGAGACGGAGCGGCCGGAACGCACCGAACCTGCCGCGGACGACGTTGAACCGGAGCCGAGCCCTGACGAGCCGCGCGAACGTCCGGATCCGGCCCCTGCAGAACCCGCCGTGGAAGAAGATTCGCCGAATCCGCAGGCCGAAGCTTCCGCATCCTCGGCGGCCCCGCAGGGGACCGAGCGCCCCGCCCCCGTCGAAGGCCGCATCGTTCCGGACTACCCCCTGCTCTCCCGAAAGCGGGGCGAAGAAGGGACCGTGACACTCGAGGTGCACGTCAGCGCAGAGGGCAAACCCGAACGCGTCACCGTGAGCGACGGCAGCGGTCACCGCCGACTCGACCGCGCCGCCGTGCGTGCGGTGCGCAGGACCTCCTTCCGTCCCGCGCGGCGGAACGGAAGGCCCGTGCCGATGACCTATACGCAGCGAATCACCTTCCGACTGGAGAAGTCTCCTTGA